Proteins encoded by one window of Asterias rubens chromosome 18, eAstRub1.3, whole genome shotgun sequence:
- the LOC117302450 gene encoding ventricular zone-expressed PH domain-containing protein homolog 1-like, which yields MHKLFARILSQRDLSRAGDLFSIPDSEIVDDLSEALQHIQMISSSLDYLNNHNDQAVVEICITRVTTALRDTGSIEQHSEALVSLWCSCLQHNLKPLTRDEDTPHAKIASDIMSCLFMQNYSKYSVMKTVLPVAVQFLKQENQEICRNMSSYLALAAIDNASLLALHCDDITESIISGNRSLARILPQIYLEKPGPIDANIDGLLSVLPHCEDVEKTHLFQLVGLVAKHNPKLLLNHVPLLVTCLKIPNSSQTILAALVDVVSVDARPFASCLSDLEDAISRQPSLLGMALKIFGAVGRLNQVNGKECMAFLVQQLGAIDQTSLPAVLIEIKSIADQHSGLLGTHIAEISLQGESPSMAARMIIQQLQQDMTYRKKELLDSGTEYMESGRSPELLSSPTKAQSMSEMHSMGLETERKMHYRKGKASKQGSVDHLFNSVQKLITCTSSTALMQSETQGSLKDLDGSTKQVKLRSLSHSGYPEAAQLTESRTSLQTVGSTLSKTKLKSPASSSSSQKSDVQRRISNKEGISAAGGSKGNLHQEETSRPSSVINRMSSSTNSRYIRNSQNGGSSGIHTAEEGRQDLEGRGGDLLTAKASPLEATKKVPFEGVKTGFDGARGTSSLEGGKVSSSLRSTNRDSSLQQYLSKRQKEIINYMDSIKKRIPVPDECSVREITGRNPVGKLDFYCQKKGRNCLYSTSPFVVETKETQPWIHLKFLQLQATSPSPVSLDDRAVQSLRKNWERQKTAGGTMTFLKLITQNFPPSKVQQALTAVLNKVSFYDLFTYNIHLNIWNCFICNNPNKFDLISGGRPFIEGQLKEKKVRFKLFRRWRTRYFTLAGEQLYTKSNSQSKPTLPIELSKVQGVKTVHGGRRHERSIPKAFEIFTADKTYIFKTKDGKGAEQWVQCLTLAVRKASHKGSSSNGGGATSGTNPPDSEGMPR from the exons ATGCATAAGTTGTTCGCGCGTATCCTGTCCCAGCGGGATTTGTCTCGTGCCGGGGATCTCTTCTCTATTCCTGACTCGGAGATCGTCGACGACCTTTCCGAGGCTCTCCAGCACATCCAGATGATCTCATCATCGTTGGATTATCTGAATAATCACAACGATCAGGCGGTGGTTGAGATTTGTATAACGAGGGTCACAACTGCCCTCAG AGATACCGGAAGCATAGAACAGCATTCAGAGGCATTGGTGTCTCTTTGGTGTTCGTGTTTACAGCATAATTTGAAACCGTTGACTCGAGACGAAGACACGCCCCACGCCAAGATCGCATCCGATATCATGAGTTGTCTCTTCATG CAAAATTACAGTAAGTACTCCGTCATGAAGACAGTTCTCCCTGTAGCCGTCCAGTTTTTAAAGCAAGAGAATCAGGAGATCTGCCGTAACATGTCAAGCTATTTAGCCCTGGCGGCCATCGATAACGCCAGCCTTCTTGCTCTGCATTGTGATGACATCACAGAGAGTATCATTAGTG GCAACAGATCCCTGGCCCGCATCCTGCCCCAGATCTACCTTGAGAAGCCTGGCCCGATTGACGCAAACATCGACGGGTTACTCAGCGTTTTACCGCACTGTGAAGACGTGGAGAAGACGCATCTCTTCCAGCTTGTTGGCCTGGTCGCCAAACACAATCCAAAG CTCCTCTTGAATCATGTCCCCTTGTTGGTGACCTGCCTTAAGATCCCCAACTCCTCCCAGACAATCTTGGCCGCCCTGGTGGATGTGGTCTCGGTCGATGCCAGACCCTTCGCCAGCTGCCTCTCCGATCTTGAAGATGCCATCAGTAGACAGCCTTCCCTCCTCGGCATGGCGTTGAAGATCTTTGGTGCAGTCGGAAGATTAAATCAG GTGAATGGTAAGGAATGCATGGCCTTCCTGGTACAGCAACTAGGAGCCATTGATCAAACTTCCCTCCCCGCCGTCTTGATCGAGATTAAGAGCATCGCAGATCAGCATTCGGGTCTCCTCGGGACGCACATCGCCGAGATCTCTCTACAGGGTGAGAGTCCGTCCATGGCTGCCCGAATGATCATCCAACAACTACAGCAAGATATGACATACCG GAAAAAGGAACTTCTGGATAGCGGCACTGAATACATGGAATCAGGAAGATCACCAGAGTTATTATCATCGCCCACTAAAGCACAGAGCATGTCTGAGATGCACAGCATGGGCCTTGAAACGGAGAGGAAGATGCACTACAGAAAGGGCAAGGCATCCAAACAAGGCTCCGTTGATCATCTCTTCAACAGTGTCCAGAAACTGATAACGTGCACTTCGTCGACGGCGCTGATGCAATCAGAGACACAGGGATCTTTAAAAGATCTAGACGGAAGCACAAAACAGGTCAAACTGAGGTCCCTAAGTCATTCAGGTTATCCTGAAGCCGCCCAACTCACAGAAAGTAGGACTAGTCTGCAAACAGTGGGATCTACTTTGTCCAAGACAAAACTTAAGAGCCCAGCCTCTTCCTCCTCGTCGCAGAAATCAGACGTCCAACGTCGAATTAGCAACAAGGAGGGGATATCGGCAGCAGGAGGAAGCAAGGGGAATCTCCACCAGGAGGAGACCTCAAGACCTAGTAGTGTCATCAATAGAATGAGCAGCTCAACCAACTCAAGATATATCAGGAACTCTCAAAATGGTGGCAGCAGTGGGATACACACTGCCGAGGAAGGCAGACAAGACCTGGAAGGTAGAGGTGGTGATCTACTCACAGCGAAGGCTTCTCCATTGGAAGCAACAAAGAAAGTGCCTTTTGAAGGAGTCAAGACAGGATTTGATGGAGCAAGAGGAACCTCGTCTTTGGAAGGAGGCAAAGTTTCTTCCTCACTAAGGTCTACGAATAGAGACAGCAGTCTTCAACAGTATCTGTCCAAGAGACAGAAGGAGATCATCAACTACATGGATTCCATCAAGAAGAGAATACCAGTTCCTGATGAGTGTTCTGTCAGAG AGATAACTGGTCGGAATCCAGTGGGTAAACTTGACTTCTACTGCCAGAAGAAAGGACGGAACTGCCTGTATAGTACAAGCCCGTTTGTTGTGGAGACCAAAGAGACTCAGCCCTGGATTCATTTAAAGTTTCTTCAATTACAG GCCACGTCTCCTAGTCCAGTATCCCTTGATGACAGAGCAGTCCAGAGTCTACGCAAGAACTGGGAACGACAAAAGACTGCAGGAGGAACGATGACATTCCTGAAACTCATCACTCAAAATTTCCCACCGTCCAAG GTACAGCAAGCTCTCACAGCTGTTTTAAATAAAGTCAGTTTCTACGATCTGTTTACATACAACATACATCTCAACATCTGGAATTGTTTCATCTGTAATAACCCTAATAAATTTG ACCTAATCTCAGGAGGTCGGCCGTTCATCGAGGGACAACTCAAAGAGAAGAAAGTGCGCTTCAAGTTATTCCGACGATGGCGGACTCGCTACTTCACCCTAGCGGGGGAGCAACTCTACACAAAGAGCAACTCA cAAAGCAAACCCACCTTGCCAATCGAGCTCAGTAAAGTTCAAGGCGTCAAGACCGTGCACGGTGGAAGACGACACGAGCGGAGTATCCCCAAAGCCTTTGAAATCTTCACTGCCGACAAGACGTACATCTTCAAGACCAAAGACGGGAAGGGCGCGGAGCAGTGGGTTCAGTGCCTGACGTTGGCGGTGCGAAAGGCTAGCCATAAGGGAAGTAGTAGTAATGGCGGAGGAGCAACGAGCGGAACGAATCCGCCGGATAGCGAGGGGATGCCAAGGTAG